CCTAAAGACAAAAGCATTACAGGGGAAAAAATATAGCCAAGCCAGGCTACGAGATTCGAAAGCTTACTCGAAAATAGAAAAATAAGAACACAACAAAGGAAGCTAAACCAAGGTAAGGAAGGTAGCAGACTCGTTTTTGCGGAAAAGGATGCTAATGTTGAGTAAGAAATAGCGATAGCTCTCGGAATCCCTCCGAAGGGGCCTATGAGACAGAGGATAGCGATGAAGATGAAGGCTCCTGGAACTTTTCCTATAGAGTAAAAAAATTTCTTATAATCCCCAGAGTAAAGAAGTATGCTTATCAAGCCTAAGAGAGGCACTATAACGGCAGATACTATCATACCCAAGCTTGCGCAGAAGTAGTGAGGATAATTAACGGCTCCAACAATGATGGGAAAAACGGTGTTTCCTGCGCCGAAAAACATTGCGAAGACCGTTCCAGCAATAGATAAAAAAGAAACCGATGCTACTTGTTTTTTCTTTTTAATATTTTTGCTGGAAAAGCCCATAAGATAAAATTCGAATAAAAAGTGATTTACGGAGGAGTTTACTCTTTCTAAGGTTTAAAAACAAAATAAAACGGGAGAGCAGAGCGAGTCAACCAGTCAGGTTCCTTTTCGATAGATAGGAGCATATAGGACATAAGGCTTGTTGATGCCCTTTTGCTGGGCAATATTTTCTAGCAAATAAAATTAGTTGGAGGTGTAGTTTTTTAGAATTTTTTAGCCCAAAAAATTTTACTAAATCTTTTTCCACTGCAAACGGTGTTTTTGCTTTAGTGATGCCCCACCTTTGGGCTAATCTAAGAATATGAGTATCTACAGGAAAGGTTGGCTTGTTGTATAGCACGCTTAGAAAAACTGACGCCGTCTTTCGACCAACTCCGGGGAGGGATGTTAGTTCTTCCAGCGTTTTTGGGGGCTCACTATGATGATCTTGAATCAATCGTTGACTTAGCGCTAATAAGTAGGAAGCCTTTCTTTCTCCAAGTCCGCAAGGTTTTATTAGGGAGTATAATTGTTTTTGGGTCAGTGTGGACATGGTTTCTGGAGATGGAGCTTTTTGAAAAAGTTTTGGAGCTATTGTGTTGACGGCTTTATCAGTTGAATTACCAGACAATAAAACAGAAACAAGGAATTGAAAGGGAGTTTCCCATCCAGTAAGAGATGGTTGAGGGTCCGGAAATAAACATTCGAGCTTGTTTAGAATAAATTGTTTTTTGGATAAAGGCATGATTATTTACCAATACAAAACTGGCTAAAGATTTCTCCTAAGACTTCTTCCGTAGCTTCTTTCCCTGATAAGACGCCGGTTTCCTGAAGGGCTTCTCTTAATTCTAAGGCAATAAATTCAGGCTCTATACCAGATTGATATGCTCGAAGCGCTGTCTGTAGTTTTTCTGCTACTTTTTTTAAAATATTGTAATGTCTGGAAGAAACCAAAAATACTCTGGAGCTGGTTTGCTGAGAATTTGTGTGCAGCCACTCGCTTATAGCCTGTTTGCATTCACGAAGCCCTTGTCGAGTTTTTGCTGATACCGAGAATTGAGGGATGGTTATTCTAATCCTGGGTATTGGATGATTTAGGTCTGCCTTATTCCAAATAAGGAAGGATGGTTTTTCTTCCAGAATGGCGGGCAGGTCGGCAGTTTCATCCGCAGGGTCTGCCACCCACAGGATGAGCTTTGCGGTTTCCATCGCTTGAAAACTTTTTTGTATTCCGGCTTTTTCTACAGGGTCTTCGGCGTTTCGAGTGCCAGCGGTATCCACAAGCTTAACGGTTTTCCCTCCAATAGTCCAAGATTCGCGTAGCATATCTCTTGTGGTTCCTGGTATGTCGGTTACTATGGCTCGATCTTCTTCAAGAAAAGCGTTCAGTAGCGAAGATTTGCCTGCGTTGGGGTTTCCGGCTAATACGATGGTTGCTCCTTGAGAAAGTTGTTGTCCTTCATTGAAGCTGCCGAGTAGCTCTTGCACAGAGAGGAGAGCCTCAGAAATCCACGCTAGAGATTGATCTGACATGGAGAAGTCTTCGCCTTCCTCAGGAAAGTCTGCCTGTACTTCGAGAAAAGCGAGGGCTTGTATGATCAGTTGGGATATCTGGGATATTTTTTTTGAAAAAGCCCCTTTTAAATGATTTTGAGCA
This is a stretch of genomic DNA from Chlamydiifrater phoenicopteri. It encodes these proteins:
- the mnmE gene encoding tRNA uridine-5-carboxymethylaminomethyl(34) synthesis GTPase MnmE; its protein translation is MLLNETIAAIATAPGEASISVVRVSGPKAIEISEIVFSGPVSQYHSHSVHLGSALAPSGKIIDKCLVLVMRAPKSFTGEDTVEFQCHGGYFASTKILEALFHAGARAALPGEFTQRAFLNGKIDLIQAEAIQNIIAAENSEAFDIAQNHLKGAFSKKISQISQLIIQALAFLEVQADFPEEGEDFSMSDQSLAWISEALLSVQELLGSFNEGQQLSQGATIVLAGNPNAGKSSLLNAFLEEDRAIVTDIPGTTRDMLRESWTIGGKTVKLVDTAGTRNAEDPVEKAGIQKSFQAMETAKLILWVADPADETADLPAILEEKPSFLIWNKADLNHPIPRIRITIPQFSVSAKTRQGLRECKQAISEWLHTNSQQTSSRVFLVSSRHYNILKKVAEKLQTALRAYQSGIEPEFIALELREALQETGVLSGKEATEEVLGEIFSQFCIGK
- a CDS encoding endonuclease III domain-containing protein, yielding MPLSKKQFILNKLECLFPDPQPSLTGWETPFQFLVSVLLSGNSTDKAVNTIAPKLFQKAPSPETMSTLTQKQLYSLIKPCGLGERKASYLLALSQRLIQDHHSEPPKTLEELTSLPGVGRKTASVFLSVLYNKPTFPVDTHILRLAQRWGITKAKTPFAVEKDLVKFFGLKNSKKLHLQLILFARKYCPAKGHQQALCPICSYLSKRNLTG